From a region of the Mycobacteroides saopaulense genome:
- a CDS encoding quinone oxidoreductase family protein produces MRAIEVPVTGGPEVLTLVEKTDPTPGSGEVLIDVDAVGVNFRDVYLRNGSYAAPLPHIPGSEVSGVVSAVGEGVHTLAPGDRVASPVAAWGYAESTTAPADFTAKVPTGLSAQVAASALLQGITAHYLLTSVYPVAAGDTVLVHAGAGGMGLLLTQWATYRGVRVITTVSSEAKEKLSQEAGAAEVLPYPDPDDPAEFTSRILELTSGEGVAVAYDGVGKSTFEASLAAVRVRGLIALYGAASGQVPPFDPQRLTAKSAVLTRPTMGHFIRTPEEFAWRADDVLDLVSRGTLKITIGAAYPLDQAAQAHTDLEARKTTGSVVLVP; encoded by the coding sequence CCTCACCCTCGTCGAGAAGACCGACCCGACACCGGGCTCCGGTGAGGTACTCATCGACGTCGACGCGGTGGGCGTCAACTTCCGCGACGTCTACCTACGTAACGGCAGCTACGCGGCCCCGCTCCCGCACATTCCGGGTTCTGAGGTCAGCGGGGTGGTGAGCGCCGTCGGCGAAGGCGTTCACACCCTCGCCCCCGGAGATCGCGTCGCCAGTCCGGTCGCGGCCTGGGGGTACGCCGAATCAACCACCGCGCCAGCCGATTTCACTGCGAAGGTGCCCACCGGGTTGTCCGCCCAGGTCGCGGCCAGCGCATTGCTGCAGGGCATCACCGCGCACTACCTGCTGACCTCGGTCTACCCCGTCGCGGCCGGTGACACCGTGCTGGTGCACGCCGGCGCGGGCGGTATGGGCCTGCTGCTGACCCAGTGGGCGACCTATCGCGGTGTCAGGGTCATCACCACCGTGTCGAGCGAGGCCAAGGAGAAGCTGTCCCAGGAGGCCGGTGCGGCCGAGGTGCTGCCCTACCCCGATCCCGACGATCCCGCCGAATTCACTTCGCGGATCCTGGAATTGACCTCGGGCGAGGGCGTGGCGGTGGCCTACGACGGTGTCGGCAAGTCGACCTTCGAAGCGAGCCTGGCCGCCGTGCGGGTGCGTGGCCTGATCGCGCTCTACGGCGCGGCCAGCGGCCAGGTGCCACCCTTCGACCCGCAGCGCCTCACCGCGAAGTCGGCGGTGCTGACGCGCCCCACCATGGGGCATTTCATCCGCACGCCCGAAGAGTTCGCCTGGCGTGCCGATGACGTCCTGGACCTGGTGTCACGCGGGACCTTGAAGATCACGATCGGTGCCGCCTACCCGCTTGATCAAGCCGCGCAGGCACATACCGACCTGGAGGCACGCAAGACCACGGGGTCGGTCGTATTGGTGCCCTGA
- a CDS encoding heme o synthase — MRETQGAHGHGRTAPPFLRTILAYVALTKPRVIELLLVTTIPAMLLADRGHVNPLLILNTLLGGIMAAASANTLNCVADADIDKVMKRTARRPLATSSVTTRNALIFGVVLGTGAFAWLWWTANLLSGVLAVATIAFYVFIYTLVLKRRTAQNVVWGGAAGCMPVMIGWSAVTDTIAWPALVMFAIIFFWTPPHTWALAMRYKEDYRAAGVPMLPVIATEEKVTKLILVYTWLTVLATLVLALAAGVIYAVVAFLAGVWFLAMAHQLYSGVRKGQPIKPLRLFLQSNNYLAVVFCALAVDSVVGWPTLFQL, encoded by the coding sequence ATGCGAGAGACGCAGGGCGCGCATGGCCACGGCCGTACCGCACCGCCCTTTCTCCGCACGATTCTCGCGTATGTCGCGCTGACCAAGCCGCGCGTCATCGAACTGCTGTTGGTCACCACGATTCCGGCGATGCTGTTGGCCGATCGCGGGCACGTGAATCCGCTGCTGATCCTGAACACGCTTCTCGGCGGAATCATGGCCGCGGCCAGTGCCAACACCTTGAACTGTGTGGCCGACGCCGACATCGACAAGGTCATGAAGCGCACCGCGCGGCGGCCGCTGGCCACCTCGTCGGTGACCACCCGAAACGCCCTGATCTTCGGCGTCGTGCTCGGCACCGGGGCGTTCGCATGGCTGTGGTGGACCGCCAACCTGCTGTCCGGCGTGCTGGCCGTGGCCACCATCGCGTTCTACGTGTTCATCTACACGCTGGTGCTCAAGCGCCGCACCGCGCAGAACGTGGTGTGGGGCGGAGCGGCGGGGTGTATGCCGGTGATGATCGGCTGGTCCGCGGTCACGGACACGATTGCGTGGCCGGCGCTGGTGATGTTCGCGATCATCTTCTTCTGGACGCCTCCGCACACCTGGGCGCTGGCGATGCGGTACAAGGAGGACTACCGCGCCGCCGGCGTGCCGATGCTGCCGGTGATCGCGACCGAGGAGAAGGTCACCAAGCTGATCCTGGTCTACACCTGGCTCACGGTGCTGGCCACGCTGGTGCTCGCGCTGGCGGCCGGTGTCATCTACGCCGTGGTCGCTTTCCTGGCGGGGGTGTGGTTCCTGGCGATGGCGCACCAGCTGTACTCGGGTGTGCGCAAGGGGCAGCCGATCAAGCCCCTGCGTCTGTTCCTGCAGTCGAACAACTACCTGGCCGTGGTCTTCTGCGCACTGGCCGTCGACTCCGTGGTCGGCTGGCCCACCCTCTTCCAGCTCTGA
- the tkt gene encoding transketolase, with amino-acid sequence MTAISHELAEIPTDIPTLTRANHPDDWTDLDSRAVDTARVLAADAVQKVGNGHPGTAMSLAPLAYTLFQRQLRHDPSDTTWIGRDRFVLSCGHSSLTLYLQLYLGGFGLELSDIEALRTWGSLTPGHPEYHHTKGVEITTGPLGQGLASAVGMAMASRYERGLFDPDAAPGTSPFDHFIYVIASDGDIEEGVTSEASSLAGTQQLGNLIVIWDDNEISIEHDTKIALSEDTPARYEAYGWHVQTVISGENVTGIEEALANARAVTDRPSFIALRTIIGYPAPTKMNTGGVHGSALGADEVAATKKILGFDPEKSFDVAPEVIAHTRELVQRGKQAHAEWDKDFDAWAAREPERKALLDRLEAGELPDGWDAELPYWEPGSKGIATRAASGDTLSALGPKLPELWGGSADLAGSNNTTIKGADSFGPTSIATSDWNAQPYGRTLHFGIREHAMGSILSGIVLHGHTRPYGGTFLQFADYMRPAVRLAALMNIDPIYVWTHDSIGLGEDGPTHQPVEHLAALRAIPNLSVVRPGDANETAYAWATILERRSSTGPVGLALTRQGVPILGGTSRDGVAKGGYVLEDASGKPEVILIGTGSELQLAVEAKKILAAKGIAASVVSFPCVEWFEAQPQEYRDSVLPPSVRARVVVEAGIAQGWYKFVGDAGQIVSLEHFGASADDKTLFREFGFTPDAVAAAAERSIAAAQ; translated from the coding sequence GTGACCGCGATCTCGCATGAACTGGCGGAAATCCCGACCGATATCCCAACCCTCACCCGGGCCAACCACCCGGATGACTGGACAGACCTGGACTCGCGTGCGGTGGATACCGCTCGGGTCCTGGCCGCCGATGCCGTACAGAAGGTCGGCAACGGGCACCCGGGCACCGCGATGAGCCTGGCGCCCTTGGCGTACACGCTCTTTCAGCGCCAGCTGCGCCACGACCCCAGCGACACCACCTGGATCGGCCGGGACCGGTTCGTGCTGTCCTGCGGACACAGCAGTCTGACCCTGTATCTACAGCTGTACTTGGGCGGATTCGGCCTGGAGCTCTCCGACATCGAGGCGCTGCGCACCTGGGGCTCGCTGACCCCCGGCCACCCCGAGTATCACCACACCAAGGGCGTCGAGATCACCACCGGCCCGCTCGGCCAGGGCCTGGCCTCCGCGGTCGGCATGGCGATGGCTTCTCGCTACGAGCGTGGCCTGTTCGATCCCGACGCAGCGCCCGGTACCAGCCCGTTCGACCACTTCATCTACGTCATCGCCTCCGACGGTGACATCGAAGAGGGCGTCACCTCCGAGGCGTCCTCCCTGGCCGGGACTCAGCAGCTCGGGAACCTCATCGTCATCTGGGACGACAACGAGATCTCCATCGAGCACGACACCAAGATCGCACTCTCGGAGGACACTCCCGCCCGCTACGAGGCCTACGGCTGGCATGTGCAGACCGTCATCAGTGGCGAGAACGTCACCGGCATCGAGGAAGCACTGGCCAACGCCCGCGCCGTCACCGACCGCCCGTCGTTCATCGCGCTGCGCACGATCATCGGATACCCCGCCCCCACCAAGATGAACACCGGCGGTGTGCATGGCTCCGCGCTGGGCGCCGACGAGGTGGCCGCCACCAAGAAGATTCTGGGCTTCGACCCCGAGAAATCCTTCGACGTGGCCCCGGAAGTGATCGCTCACACCCGTGAGCTGGTGCAGCGCGGTAAGCAGGCACATGCCGAGTGGGACAAAGACTTTGACGCCTGGGCCGCCCGCGAGCCCGAGCGCAAGGCGCTGCTGGACCGGCTGGAGGCCGGCGAGCTCCCCGACGGCTGGGACGCCGAACTGCCGTACTGGGAGCCGGGATCCAAGGGCATCGCCACCCGTGCCGCGTCCGGCGACACGCTCTCGGCGCTTGGCCCCAAGCTACCCGAGCTGTGGGGCGGCTCGGCGGACCTCGCGGGCAGCAACAACACCACCATCAAGGGCGCCGACTCCTTCGGCCCGACGTCCATCGCAACGTCCGACTGGAATGCCCAACCCTACGGTCGCACATTGCATTTCGGCATTCGCGAGCACGCGATGGGTTCCATCCTGTCCGGCATCGTGCTGCATGGGCACACCCGCCCGTACGGCGGTACTTTCCTGCAGTTCGCCGACTATATGCGCCCCGCGGTGCGGTTGGCGGCGCTGATGAACATCGACCCGATCTACGTTTGGACACACGACTCAATCGGTCTGGGCGAGGACGGCCCCACCCACCAGCCGGTCGAGCACTTGGCGGCTCTGCGCGCCATTCCCAACCTTTCGGTGGTGCGGCCCGGTGATGCCAACGAAACCGCCTATGCCTGGGCGACCATCCTTGAACGTCGATCCAGTACCGGCCCAGTCGGTTTGGCGTTGACGCGACAGGGCGTGCCGATCTTGGGGGGCACCAGCCGCGACGGCGTGGCCAAGGGCGGTTACGTGCTGGAAGACGCCAGCGGCAAGCCCGAGGTGATCCTCATCGGTACCGGCTCGGAGCTGCAGCTCGCTGTCGAGGCCAAGAAAATTCTGGCCGCCAAGGGAATTGCGGCCTCGGTGGTTTCGTTCCCCTGTGTGGAATGGTTCGAGGCCCAGCCCCAGGAATACCGCGACAGCGTGCTGCCGCCGTCGGTTCGTGCCCGGGTGGTGGTGGAGGCCGGAATCGCTCAGGGTTGGTACAAGTTCGTCGGCGACGCCGGGCAGATCGTGTCGCTGGAGCACTTCGGAGCTTCCGCCGACGACAAGACCTTGTTCCGCGAGTTCGGCTTCACCCCGGACGCAGTGGCTGCGGCCGCCGAAAGGTCAATCGCAGCAGCTCAATAA
- the tal gene encoding transaldolase, with protein MSTSDQNANLAELSEAGVAVWLDDLSRDRLNSGNLAELIATRSVVGVTTNPAIFQAALSKGHAYDAQIAELAERGADVDSAIRTATTDDVRAACDVLAPQYEASEGIDGRVSIEVDPRLAHDTDKTILQAIELWKIVDRPNLLIKIPATKAGLPAISAVIAEGISVNVTLIFSVERHKEVMDAYLAGLEAAKEAGRDLSKIHSVASFFVSRVDTEIDKRLEDIGSGQALSLRGRAGVANARLAYQAYEKVFEHGHRFAELKKAGARVQRPLWASTGVKNPDYDDTLYVVDLVAPHTVNTMPEKTLEAVADHGVVTGNTIHGTYDGAHAVFHELTRAGIDLDDVFEVLETEGVEKFEVAWNELIDATQAQLDAVSTKD; from the coding sequence ATGAGCACATCTGATCAGAACGCTAATCTCGCCGAACTGAGCGAGGCCGGAGTCGCCGTCTGGCTCGACGATCTCTCACGGGACCGACTCAACTCAGGCAATCTCGCCGAGCTGATCGCAACCCGGAGCGTCGTCGGGGTGACCACCAACCCCGCGATCTTCCAGGCAGCGCTGTCCAAGGGACACGCCTATGACGCGCAGATCGCCGAGCTGGCCGAGCGCGGTGCCGATGTCGACTCGGCGATCCGCACCGCCACCACCGACGACGTACGCGCCGCCTGCGATGTGTTGGCTCCTCAGTACGAGGCCTCCGAGGGCATCGACGGTCGCGTGTCCATCGAAGTGGACCCGCGGCTGGCTCATGACACCGACAAGACCATCCTGCAGGCGATCGAGCTGTGGAAGATCGTCGACCGGCCAAACCTGCTGATCAAGATTCCGGCCACCAAGGCGGGTCTGCCGGCGATCTCGGCGGTGATCGCCGAGGGCATCTCGGTGAACGTCACCCTGATCTTCTCGGTGGAGCGCCACAAGGAAGTCATGGACGCCTACCTGGCCGGCCTGGAGGCCGCCAAGGAAGCCGGACGCGACCTGTCCAAGATCCACTCCGTGGCCTCGTTCTTCGTTTCCCGGGTGGACACCGAGATCGACAAGCGCCTTGAGGACATCGGCAGTGGTCAGGCCCTCTCGCTGCGGGGCCGCGCCGGGGTGGCCAACGCCCGGCTCGCCTACCAGGCCTACGAGAAGGTCTTCGAACACGGTCACCGGTTCGCCGAGCTCAAGAAGGCCGGTGCGCGGGTGCAGCGCCCACTGTGGGCGTCGACGGGCGTGAAGAACCCCGACTACGACGACACGTTGTACGTCGTGGACCTGGTGGCGCCGCACACCGTGAACACCATGCCCGAGAAAACCCTGGAGGCGGTCGCCGACCACGGGGTGGTCACCGGCAACACCATTCACGGGACCTACGACGGTGCACACGCGGTGTTCCACGAGCTGACGCGTGCCGGGATCGACCTCGACGATGTGTTCGAGGTGCTCGAGACCGAAGGCGTCGAGAAGTTCGAGGTCGCCTGGAACGAGCTCATCGACGCCACCCAAGCCCAACTCGACGCGGTATCCACCAAGGACTGA
- the zwf gene encoding glucose-6-phosphate dehydrogenase, translated as MTDVLPAKDVSATNPLRDRRDKRLPRIAGPCSLVIFGVTGDLARKKLMPAIYDLANRGLLPPTFALVGFARRDWANEDFGQIVLDAVKTHARTPFRQHVWDRLAEGIRFVQGSFDDDEAFEQLKKTLQTLDEERGTGGNHAFYLSIPPKAFPTVCEQLSKSGLAQPVDGAWRRVVIEKPFGHDLESARELNAVVNEVFPEESVFRIDHYLGKETVQNILALRFANQLFDPIWNAHFVDHVQITMAEDIGLGGRAGYYDGIGAARDVIQNHLLQLLAFTAMEEPINFSPAELQAEKIKVLSATRLAEPLAETTARGQYGPGWQGSQQVPGLLEEDGFSKTSTTETFAAITLEVDSRRWAGVPFYLRTGKRLGRRVTEIALVFKRAPHLPFDSTMTEELGANALVIRVQPDEGVTLRFGSKVPGTAMEVRDVNMDFSYEQAFTEESPEAYERLILDVLLGEPSLFPVNAEVELSWRILDPVLDFWAAGGKPETYESGTWGPQSAFDMLARTGRDWRRP; from the coding sequence ATGACCGACGTTCTCCCCGCGAAAGACGTATCTGCAACAAACCCGTTGCGGGACAGGCGCGACAAGCGTCTGCCCCGCATCGCTGGTCCCTGCTCGCTGGTGATCTTCGGTGTCACCGGCGATCTGGCCCGCAAGAAACTGATGCCGGCGATCTACGACCTCGCCAACCGCGGGTTACTTCCCCCGACCTTTGCATTGGTGGGTTTCGCCCGACGGGATTGGGCCAACGAGGACTTCGGGCAAATCGTGCTGGACGCCGTCAAGACGCACGCGCGCACCCCGTTTCGCCAACACGTGTGGGATCGCCTTGCCGAGGGAATCCGGTTCGTGCAGGGCAGCTTCGACGATGACGAAGCCTTCGAGCAGCTGAAGAAGACGTTGCAGACCCTCGACGAGGAACGCGGCACCGGCGGCAATCACGCTTTCTACCTGTCGATTCCGCCAAAGGCCTTTCCCACGGTCTGCGAGCAGCTGTCCAAGTCGGGCCTCGCGCAACCGGTGGACGGGGCCTGGCGCCGCGTCGTGATCGAGAAGCCCTTCGGCCATGATCTGGAGAGCGCCCGCGAGCTGAACGCTGTCGTCAACGAGGTGTTCCCCGAGGAATCGGTTTTCCGCATCGATCACTATCTCGGCAAGGAGACGGTGCAGAATATCCTCGCGTTGCGTTTCGCGAACCAGTTGTTCGACCCCATCTGGAATGCACACTTCGTGGACCACGTGCAGATCACCATGGCCGAGGACATCGGGTTGGGTGGACGCGCAGGGTATTACGACGGCATCGGGGCAGCCCGCGATGTCATCCAGAACCACCTTCTGCAGTTGCTGGCCTTCACTGCGATGGAGGAGCCGATCAACTTCTCCCCCGCCGAGTTGCAGGCCGAGAAGATCAAGGTGCTGTCCGCGACCCGGCTGGCCGAACCACTGGCCGAAACCACCGCCCGCGGCCAGTACGGACCCGGCTGGCAGGGCAGCCAGCAGGTGCCCGGCCTGTTGGAGGAGGACGGGTTCTCCAAGACCTCGACCACCGAGACGTTCGCGGCCATCACCCTGGAGGTGGACAGCAGGCGCTGGGCCGGGGTTCCGTTCTATCTGCGGACCGGAAAACGCCTCGGCCGCCGCGTCACCGAGATCGCGCTGGTGTTCAAGCGGGCGCCACACCTGCCGTTCGACTCCACCATGACCGAGGAGCTCGGGGCCAACGCACTGGTGATCCGGGTGCAACCGGACGAGGGCGTCACGCTGCGATTCGGCTCCAAGGTTCCCGGGACCGCCATGGAGGTCCGCGACGTCAACATGGACTTCTCCTACGAACAGGCGTTCACCGAGGAATCGCCGGAGGCCTATGAGCGGTTGATCCTCGATGTGCTGCTGGGGGAACCGTCGCTGTTCCCGGTGAATGCCGAGGTCGAATTGTCCTGGCGGATACTGGATCCCGTACTGGACTTCTGGGCTGCGGGCGGCAAACCCGAAACCTACGAGTCCGGGACCTGGGGCCCACAGTCGGCCTTCGACATGTTGGCCCGTACGGGACGAGACTGGAGGCGGCCGTGA
- the opcA gene encoding glucose-6-phosphate dehydrogenase assembly protein OpcA, translated as MIIDLPNTTTNDVNKKLVELRETGGAVTMARVLTLVVITDAGDNVEEVIEAANGASHEHPCRVIVLERNPLAPDTGLSAQIRVGGDAGTGEVVVLRLRGPLAAHEHSVVIPFLLPDTPVVAWWPNQAPPVPAKHPLGRLAIRRITDATTAPDPMDAIKNRLTGYTPGDTDLSWSRITYWRALLASALDQPPYEGINSAVVSGLATEPALDVTAGWLASRIEGPVTRVVGELKVELHRDSEIVTLSRPQTGAIATLARTGRPSASLPLPRRETRDCLAEDLRRLDPDEIYRTALEGIAKVQYV; from the coding sequence ATGATCATCGATCTGCCCAACACCACCACGAACGACGTCAACAAGAAGCTGGTCGAGCTGCGCGAGACCGGCGGTGCCGTCACCATGGCCCGCGTGCTGACCCTGGTGGTCATCACCGATGCCGGCGACAACGTCGAAGAAGTCATCGAGGCCGCCAACGGTGCAAGCCACGAGCATCCCTGCCGGGTGATCGTGCTGGAACGCAACCCGCTGGCGCCGGACACCGGACTGAGTGCACAGATCCGCGTCGGCGGCGATGCCGGTACCGGCGAGGTGGTGGTGCTGCGACTGCGCGGCCCGCTGGCCGCCCACGAGCACAGTGTGGTGATCCCGTTCCTGCTGCCCGATACCCCGGTGGTGGCCTGGTGGCCCAATCAGGCGCCGCCGGTGCCTGCCAAGCACCCGTTGGGACGCTTGGCTATTCGCCGGATCACCGATGCCACGACCGCACCCGATCCGATGGATGCCATCAAGAACCGCCTGACCGGATACACCCCGGGCGACACCGACCTGTCGTGGAGCCGGATCACCTACTGGCGCGCGCTGCTGGCATCGGCACTGGATCAACCGCCGTATGAGGGCATCAACTCCGCGGTGGTGTCCGGACTGGCCACCGAGCCCGCACTGGATGTGACCGCGGGCTGGCTGGCCTCCCGCATCGAGGGCCCGGTCACCCGGGTGGTCGGCGAGTTGAAGGTGGAACTGCACCGGGACAGCGAGATCGTCACGCTGAGCCGTCCGCAGACCGGCGCCATTGCGACCTTGGCCCGCACTGGACGCCCGTCGGCATCACTTCCGTTGCCGCGCAGGGAAACACGAGATTGCCTGGCCGAGGACTTGCGCCGCCTCGACCCCGACGAGATCTACCGCACGGCGCTTGAGGGAATCGCGAAGGTGCAGTACGTATGA
- the pgl gene encoding 6-phosphogluconolactonase, translated as MSETIIEKYTDTDALVTAAGDRLASAIADALAERGKAMIVFTGGGTGIALLKHLRDVASDLDWANVHVFWGDDRYVPKTDPERNAWQAWEALLEHVNFPLRNMHAMPNSESEYGTDLDAAALAYEQLLAANADPGQDCPTFDVHLLGMGGEGHINSLFPHTDAVRETQRLVVAVPDSPKPPPQRITLTLPAIQRSREVWLVVAGEAKAEAVAAAIGGADPVDVPAAGAEGTERTVWLLDTAAASQLN; from the coding sequence ATGAGTGAGACGATCATCGAAAAGTACACGGACACCGATGCTTTGGTGACCGCTGCCGGCGATCGGCTGGCGTCGGCTATCGCCGACGCCCTCGCCGAACGCGGCAAGGCGATGATTGTGTTCACCGGTGGTGGTACCGGCATCGCACTGCTCAAGCATCTACGGGATGTCGCCAGCGATCTCGACTGGGCCAATGTCCACGTGTTCTGGGGTGATGATCGATACGTCCCGAAAACCGATCCGGAACGCAATGCCTGGCAGGCCTGGGAAGCACTGCTTGAGCATGTGAACTTCCCGCTGCGCAACATGCATGCCATGCCGAACAGCGAAAGCGAGTACGGCACCGACCTGGACGCGGCCGCACTCGCGTACGAGCAGCTCTTGGCGGCCAATGCCGATCCCGGCCAGGACTGTCCCACGTTCGATGTCCATCTGCTGGGCATGGGCGGTGAGGGCCACATCAATTCACTGTTCCCCCACACCGATGCGGTCAGGGAGACACAGCGTCTCGTCGTGGCGGTGCCCGACTCGCCCAAGCCCCCGCCACAGCGGATTACCTTGACACTGCCTGCTATTCAGCGTTCTCGCGAGGTGTGGTTGGTCGTTGCGGGCGAGGCCAAGGCCGAAGCGGTTGCCGCGGCGATCGGCGGTGCCGACCCTGTCGACGTGCCGGCAGCGGGCGCCGAGGGCACCGAACGTACCGTGTGGCTGCTCGACACGGCCGCGGCAAGCCAGCTGAACTAG
- the secG gene encoding preprotein translocase subunit SecG — MELALQIILVITSLLVVLLVLLHRAKGGGLSTLFGGGVQSSLSGSTVVEKNLDRLTYFVTAIWVISIIGVGLEIKLGG, encoded by the coding sequence ATGGAATTGGCGTTGCAGATCATCCTGGTGATCACGAGCTTGCTCGTGGTCTTGCTGGTGCTGTTGCACCGTGCGAAGGGCGGTGGTCTGTCCACGCTGTTCGGTGGTGGCGTTCAGTCCAGCCTTTCCGGCTCGACGGTGGTGGAGAAGAACCTGGACCGGCTCACCTACTTCGTCACCGCCATCTGGGTGATCTCGATCATCGGTGTCGGGCTGGAGATCAAGCTCGGCGGCTAG
- a CDS encoding neutral zinc metallopeptidase, whose protein sequence is MGQQPYYQSRPVPGWGTPLPPPAHAPMASPYRGWRPPPGAPFPGYPAPQPPPAYRVPPVRPVYPPPAGYGPRPHARGGSHTGLIIGGVVCALIAALVLGTMAVLALRPSRDRSARATTTWQYPATTIRSTAVWTASSTSPTAAPTPPPPPGPKPVYALGNNPLFRNQDAGFTNAPCSTSTWPFDIPHADAFYRDLRGCMDPEWRRLLDGHDLPWSSPGLVVAGSYVDSPCGGEYFGRETAAFYCPSNNTIYMSVVGVPPARYGNHDGIYLAVYAHEYGHHAQELSGVWGEYWSQRRAAGVDSPQGLELSRRAELQAQCFSGMFVGSRRGGTITQQELDLAWNDQDRGDGQQPKRDHGSNQHAEAWWRHGSLKNRLWECNTWLADSSAVS, encoded by the coding sequence ATGGGGCAGCAGCCGTACTACCAATCCAGGCCGGTGCCCGGCTGGGGGACACCGCTACCTCCACCTGCTCACGCTCCGATGGCATCGCCGTACCGAGGATGGCGCCCACCGCCCGGTGCACCGTTTCCGGGATATCCGGCGCCCCAACCGCCACCCGCGTACCGGGTGCCACCGGTGCGTCCTGTGTATCCACCGCCGGCAGGGTACGGACCGCGACCGCATGCGCGCGGCGGGTCTCACACCGGCCTGATCATCGGTGGCGTGGTGTGCGCCCTGATTGCGGCTTTGGTGCTGGGTACGATGGCGGTATTGGCGCTGCGTCCGAGTAGGGACCGTTCGGCGCGAGCCACCACCACGTGGCAGTACCCCGCGACAACAATTCGCAGTACGGCCGTGTGGACGGCATCGTCGACGAGCCCCACCGCGGCACCGACGCCCCCGCCGCCACCCGGCCCCAAGCCGGTGTACGCGCTCGGCAACAATCCGTTGTTCCGGAATCAGGACGCGGGATTCACGAATGCGCCGTGCTCCACGAGCACATGGCCGTTCGACATCCCACACGCTGACGCCTTCTACCGTGACCTTCGCGGGTGCATGGATCCGGAGTGGCGGCGGCTGCTCGACGGGCATGATCTGCCGTGGTCGTCGCCGGGTTTGGTAGTGGCCGGAAGCTATGTGGATTCGCCGTGTGGGGGCGAATACTTCGGTAGGGAGACGGCGGCCTTCTACTGTCCCTCGAACAACACGATCTACATGTCGGTCGTGGGTGTGCCCCCGGCCAGGTATGGGAACCACGATGGTATCTACCTGGCCGTTTACGCCCACGAGTATGGGCACCATGCTCAGGAGCTCAGCGGGGTGTGGGGTGAGTACTGGAGCCAGCGCCGCGCTGCCGGAGTCGATTCACCGCAGGGACTTGAGTTGTCCCGACGGGCAGAACTGCAGGCCCAGTGTTTCTCGGGAATGTTCGTGGGCTCTCGACGCGGTGGCACCATAACCCAGCAGGAACTCGACCTGGCCTGGAACGACCAGGATCGCGGTGATGGACAACAGCCCAAGCGTGACCACGGTTCCAACCAGCATGCGGAGGCATGGTGGCGGCACGGCTCGCTCAAGAATCGGCTGTGGGAGTGCAATACCTGGCTGGCCGACAGTTCGGCAGTGAGCTGA